A single genomic interval of Dysidea avara chromosome 6, odDysAvar1.4, whole genome shotgun sequence harbors:
- the LOC136258406 gene encoding uncharacterized protein: MHVRDHLSSQLQRAVDLNSEPGASSWLLALPLQEQGFHLNKQEFWDAVHLRYGWKLLNVPSHCVCGASFTIDHAMVCQHGGLTFVRHNDLRDITAGLLSRVCSDVATEPPLQPLSGEVITPKSANRQDDARADIHARGFWGRRQSAFLDVRVFHPNAPSYHNSSIPSVYRRHELQKKREYGERVREVEQASFTPLVFSTTGGMGGEALTFYRRLADMLSRHSSTSYNGTLAWIRCTLSFSLLRSATMCIRGTRSILHRSNNASPEMGHIAGPRDF, encoded by the coding sequence ATGCATGTAAGAGATCATCTTTCTTCCCAACTTCAAAGGGCGGTTGATTTGAACAGTGAACCCGGTGCATCTTCCTGGTTACTGGCCCTGCCATTACAGGAGCAGGGCTTCCATCTTAACAAACAAGAGTTCTGGGATGCTGTCCATCTGCGCTACGGATGGAAGTTACTGAATGTTCCCAGTCACTGTGTCTGTGGGGCTTCTTTTACTATCGACCATGCCATGGTCTGTCAACATGGGGGCTTAACCTTTGTGCGACACAATGACTTGCGTGACATCACGGCAGGTTTATTGTCAAGGGTGTGTTCAGATGTTGCTACTGAGCCTCCCTTACAGCCCCTCAGTGGTGAAGTAATCACTCCCAAGTCTGCGAACCGACAGGATGATGCCAGGGCAGATATTCATGCACGTGGTTTCTGGGGACGGCGACAAAGTGCCTTTCTTGACGTAAGGGTGTTTCACCCTAATGCACCAAGTTACCATAACTCCAGCATACCATCTGTATATCGCCGTCATGAATTACAGAAGAAGCGAGAGTATGGCGAACGTGTCCGGGAGGTGGAACAGGCTTCCTTTACCCCTTTAGTATTTTCCACAACCGGTGGAATGGGAGGAGAAGCACTAACATTCTATCGTCGTCTGGCCGACATGCTTTCTCGCCACAGCTCAACATCTTATAATGGCACTCTGGCGTGGATTCGCTGCACACTGTCATTTTCATTGcttcgttctgctacaatgtgTATCCGGGGAACACGATCCATCCTTCATCGTTCCAACaatgcttccccggaaatgggccatattgctggccctagggacttttag
- the LOC136259444 gene encoding E3 ubiquitin-protein ligase TRIM71-like has protein sequence MAAKQVKKIVNSLSCPICTKLFKKPKFLPCHHSFCEQCLEKMNEDSRITCPQCRKEVIIPAGGVKEFGNAFIINHMVDQLVLKCAVEDEPEVECDECFRDKPIKAFCTYCSSFLCHCCIDYHTYSKQFQDHHLVTLMESQSNKSLAVSYSTAAPDPQQCQTIDVPKSTIIGKKVEFTIITRDNNGDRCFREGADQVSVQLEVVNNTILVTDNNDGVYVACFVPHQVGEVKVSVCVNGEQIKGSPYSVVASRDYTSLNKPSKIVNNDGRMGEPFGIGFSRNGKWAVADWSNHCVYLYDGEDQLVRKIGSSGYNSGRFDRPKGVTFDNEDHLYITDNHRVQKFTVDGDYLLQFGRYGSDDGELRAPNCLTVHNGKVYVADQDNNRISVFLTDGTFHQTIGRRKLGRPVDVVVTTNDELLVVDYDHNCVYRFTLDGGYIGRFGNGDKLCNPGGITIDQKFNSFYVTDTSNDRVVVFDRFGNLVHKFGSEGSGDGEFSYPCKIAVNKNGDIFVSDRYNKRIQIFSNY, from the coding sequence ATGGCTGCTAAACAAGTGAAGAAGATTGTAAATAGTCTCAGTTGTCCAATATGTACCAAATTATTTAAGAAGCCCAAGTTTTTACCTTGTCACCATTCCTTCTGTGAACAGTGTCTGGAGAAGATGAATGAAGATTCCAGGATCACATGTCCACAGTGTAGAAAAGAAGTGATAATTCCTGCAGGAGGAGTGAAGGAGTTTGGTAATGCTTTCATCATTAATCATATGGTTGATCAGTTAGTCCTAAAGTGTGCAGTTGAAGATGAACCAGAAGTTGAATGTGATGAATGTTTCAGGGATAAACCAATAAAGGCTTTCTGTACGTACTGTAGCTCATTCCTATGTCATTGCTGTATTGACTACcacacatacagtaaacaattTCAGGATCATCATTTAGTAACCTTGATGGAATCACAGTCCAACAAATCATTAGCAGTATCATACTCAACTGCAGCACCAGATCCTCAACAGTGTCAAACTATAGATGTTCCCAAGAGCACCATTATTGGTAAGAAGGTTGAGTTCACCATCATCACAAGGGACAATAATGGTGATCGTTGTTTCAGAGAAGGTGCAGATCAAGTAAGTGTCCAGTTAGAAGTAGTCAACAACACAATACTAGTCACTGATAATAATGATGGTGTTTATGTGGCTTGTTTTGTACCACACCAAGTTGGAGAAGTGAAGGTGTCAGTGTGTGTCAATGGAGAACAGATCAAGGGAAGCCCTTATAGTGTTGTGGCTAGTCGTGATTACACCTCACTAAACAAGCCCAGTAAAATAGTGAACAATGATGGTAGGATGGGTGAACCCTTTGGTATTGGATTTAGTAGAAATGGTAAATGGGCAGTAGCTGACTGGTCCAATCACTGTGTATACCTATATGATGGTGAGGATCAATTGGTGAGGAAGATTGGTAGCAGTGGATACAATAGTGGTCGATTTGATCGTCCTAAAGGAGTTACATTTGATAATGAAGATCACCTGTACATTACTGATAACCACAGGGTAcagaagtttactgttgatggTGATTACTTGCTGCAGTTTGGCAGATATGGATCTGATGATGGTGAATTGAGGGCTCCTAATTGTCTCACAGTACACAATGGTAAAGTGTATGTTGCTGACCAGGATAATAATCGCATTTCAGTGTTTCTTACTGATGGTACATTCCACCAAACTATTGGTAGAAGAAAGTTGGGTCGTCCTGTTGATGTGGTAGTTACTACTAATGATGAGTTACTTGTGGTTGACTATGATCATAACTGTGTATACAGGTTTACACTGGATGGTGGTTACATTGGCAGGTTTGGTAATGGTGATAAATTGTGTAATCCAGGGGGTATCACTATTGACCAAAAATTTAATTCATTCTATGTAACTGATACTAGCAATGATCGAGTTGTGGTATTTGACAGATTTGGAAATCTTGTACACAAGTTTGGATCTGAGGGATCTGGCGATGGTGAATTTTCATATCCATGTAAAATTGCTGTCAACAAGAATGGTGACATTTTTgttagtgacagatacaacaagAGGATTCAGATCTTCTCCAACTACTAG